Proteins found in one Anopheles aquasalis chromosome 3, idAnoAquaMG_Q_19, whole genome shotgun sequence genomic segment:
- the LOC126574205 gene encoding 26S proteasome regulatory subunit 7 has product MPDHLGDDMRKVKLADNKEAEPEIEALDEVDIELLKTYGQGQYHKAIKQIEDDIQKSMKQVNELTGIKESDTGLAPPALWDLASDKQILQNEQPLQVARCTKIINADSDDPKYIINVKQFAKFVVDLADSVAPTDIEEGMRVGVDRNKYQIHIPLPPKIDPTVTMMQVEEKPDVTYSDVGGCKEQIEKLREVVETPLLHPEKFVNLGIEPPKGVLLFGPPGTGKTLCARAVANRTDACFIRVIGSELVQKYVGEGARMVRELFEMARSKKACLIFFDEIDAIGGARFDDGAGGDNEVQRTMLELINQLDGFDPRGNIKVLMATNRPDTLDPALMRPGRLDRKVEFGLPDLEGRTHIFKIHARSMSVERDIRFELLARLCPNSTGAEIRSVCTEAGMFAIRARRKVATEKDFLEAVNKVIKSYAKFSATPRYMTYN; this is encoded by the exons ATGCCGGACCATCTGGGAGATGATATGCGGAAGGTGAAGCTGGCCGACAACAAGGAGGCCGAACCCGAAATCGAAG CTCTCGATGAGGTTGATATTGAGCTGCTCAAAACCTAC GGCCAGGGGCAGTACCACAAGGCGATCAAACAGATCGAAGATGATATCCAGAAGTCGATGAAGCAGGTGAACGAACTGACGGGCATCAAGGAGAGCGATACGGGATTGGCCCCACCGGCACTGTGGGATTTGGCTTCCGATAAGCAGATCCTGCAGAATGAACAACCCCTTCAG GTGGCTCGCTGCACAAAGATCATCAATGCCGACTCGGATGATCCGAAGTACATCATCAACGTGAAACAGTTCGCAAAGTTCGTGGTCGATCTGGCCGATTCCGTTGCTCCGACTGATATCGAGGAGGGCATGCGAGTGGG CGTTGACCGGAACAAGTACCAAATCCACATACCGCTACCGCCGAAGATCGATCCGACCGTGACGATGATGCAGGTGGAAGAGAAACCGGACGTCACGTACAGCGATGTCGGTGGGTGTAAGGAGCAGATTGAGAAGCTGCGTGAAGTGGTCGAGACACCGTTGCTACATCCTGAAAAGTTCGTTAATCTCGGTATCGAACCACCGAAGGGTGTGCTACTGTTCGGTCCACCCGGTACGGGCAAAACGCTGTGCGCTCGGGCCGTCGCTAACCGTACCGATGCGTGCTTCATTCgtgtgatcggatcggagctgGTGCAGAAGTACGTCGGAGAGGGTGCCCGTATGGTGCGCGAACTGTTCGAGATGGCCCGTTCGAAGAAGGCTTGTCTGATATTCTTCGACGAAATCGATGCCATCGGTGGCGCTCGgttcgatgatggtgccggCGGTGATAACGAGGTGCAGCGTACGATGTTGGAGTTGATTAACCAGCTCGATGGTTTCGATCCGCGCGGTAACATTAAGGTGCTGATGGCAACGAACCGACCGGATACGCTCGACCCTGCCCTGATGCGCCCCGGACGATTAGATCGTAAGGTGGAGTTTGGTTTACCGGATCTGGAGGGACGCACGCACATCTTCAAAATCCATGCCCGTTCTATGTCGGTCGAGCGGGACATTCGTTTCGAGCTGCTAGCACGTCTCTGCCCGAACTCGACCGGTGCCGAAATCCGATCCGTGTGCACCGAGGCCGGCATGTTTGCGATCCGTGCGCGGCGTAAGGTCGCTACCGAGAAGGACTTCCTCGAAGCGGTGAACAAGGTCATCAAGAGCTACGCCAAGTTCAGCGCCACACCTAGATATATGACCTACAATTAG
- the LOC126578608 gene encoding 60S ribosomal protein L11, with the protein MVPKEAAAAPAKTTSGKDKAKNIMRDLRIRKLCLNICVGESGDRLTRAAKVLEQLTNQTPVYSKARYTVRSFGIRRNEKIAVHCTVRGAKAEEILERGLKVREYELRRDNFSQTGNFGFGIQEHIDLGIKYDPSIGIYGLDFYVVLGRPGYNVAQRRRKTGKIGFIHRLTKEDAMKWFQQKYDGIILNSKAK; encoded by the exons ATG GTACCCaaagaagctgctgccgccccGGCCAAGACCACGTCCGGTAAGGACAAGGCGAAAAACATCATGCGCGACCTGCGCATCCGTAAGCTCTGCCTGAACATTTGCGTCGGCGAGTCCGGTGATAGGCTGACCCGTGCCGCCAAGGTGCTGGAACAGCTGACCAACCAGACGCCCGTCTACTCGAAGGCCCGCTACACGGTGCGTTCGTTCGGCATCCGTCGTAACGAAAAGATCGCCGTCCACTGCACGGTGCGTGGCGCCAAGGCGGAGGAGATCCTCGAGCGCGGCCTGAAGGTGCGCGAGTACGAGCTGCGTCGGGACAACTTCTCGCAGACCGGCAACTTTGGCTTCGGTATCCAGGAGCACATCGATCTGGGCATCAAGTACGATCCCTCGATCGGTATCTACGGTTTGGACTTCTACGTCGTGCTCGGCCGTCCCG GATACAACGTTGCCCAGCGACGACGCAAGACCGGCAAGATCGGTTTCATCCACCGCCTGACCAAGGAGGACGCGATGAAGTGGTTCCAACAGAAGTACGACGGTATCATCCTCAACAGCAAGGCCAAGTAA
- the LOC126574846 gene encoding cystathionine gamma-lyase — protein sequence MASQSNSSTDGFLSQPKGFSTKAIHVGQDADQWNSRAVVPPISMSTTFKQSGPAQHAGFEYGRSGNPTRDVLERCLASLDNGKFGLTFASGLGATTTVITMLKSGDHVVAGDDLYGGTNRLLRNVAIKMGIEIDFIDLTNLKQVEQAIKPNTKLFWMETPTNPLLKVVDIRAVSEIAHKRPGIVVVVDNTFLSSYLQRPLDLGADVVMYSLTKYMNGHSDVIMGAMVTSDEQIYERLKFLQNATGIVPSPFDCYLVNRSLKTLALRMERHKSNSLAIAKFLEGHPKVERVLHPGLPSHPQHELAKRQTYGHSGIMSFYIRGGLEEATVFLKALHVFTLAESLGGYESLAELPSVMTHASVPLEQRVVLGITDGLVRLSVGLEDSDDLIADLKQALEKV from the exons ATGGCATCCCAATCCAACAGCAG TACCGATGGCTTCCTGAGCCAGCCGAAGGGTTTCTCGACCAAGGCTATCCACGTGGGCCAAGATGCGGATCAGTGGAACAGCAGGGCGGTCGTACCACCGATCAGCATGAGCACCACCTTCAAACAGTCTGGTCCGGCACAACATGCT GGCTTCGAGTATGGCCGTAGCGGAAATCCGACTCGGGATGTGCTGGAGCGCTGCCTCGCTTCGCTCGACAATGGAAAGTTCGGACTCACGTTCGCTTCCGGTCTGGGCGCAACGACAACCGTCATCACGATGCTGAAGAGCGGCGACCACGTGGTGGCCGGTGATGATCTGTACGGTGGCACGAATCGGTTGCTGCGCAATGTTGCGATTAAGATGGGCATCGagatcgatttcatcgatcTCACCAATCTGAAGCAGGTCGAGCAAGCGATCAAACCCAACACCAAGCTGTTCTGGATGGAAACTCCGACCAACCCGTTGCTGAAGGTCGTGGACATTAGGGCCGTGTCCGAGATTGCACACAAACGTCCGGGG attgtcgtcgtggtggacAACACGTTCCTGTCGTCCTATCTGCAGCGTCCCCTGGATCTTGGGGCAGACGTGGTGATGTACTCGCTGACTAAGTACATGAACGGTCACTCCGATGTCATCATGGGTGCCATGgtgacgagcgacgagcagATCTACGAGCGTCTGAAGTTTTTGCAAAATG CGACCGGAATTGTGCCATCGCCGTTCGATTGCTATCTGGTGAATCGCAGTCTGAAAACGCTGGCTCTGCGTATGGAGCGCCACAAGAGCAATTCGCTCGCGATCGCCAAGTTCCTCGAGGGCCATCCGAAGGTTGAGCGTGTTCTCCATCCCGGGCTACCGTCGCATCCGCAGCACGAGCTTGCCAAGCGGCAAACGTACGGCCATAGTGGCATCATGTCGTTCTACATTCGCGGTGGGCTGGAGGAGGCCACCGTCTTCCTGAAGGCGCTGCACGTGTTCACGCTGGCCGAGAGTTTGGGCGGGTACGAGAGCCTGGCCGAACTGCCGTCGGTCATGACGCACGCTTCGGTACCGCTCGAGCAGCGTGTCGTCCTCGGTATTACCGATGGTTTGGTCCGGCTGTCCGTTGGTCTGGAGGACTCGGACGATCTGATTGCCGATCTGAAGCAGGCGCTGGAAAAGGTGTAA
- the LOC126574845 gene encoding uncharacterized protein LOC126574845: MVSDWQKHRIIREFLIPDELKDDIAYCQRSLRSFVKVHQYLTERCKDLQEEQQTLVKRYQQELEAEIRAIGKEQSVLVDNLTQQLKVFQHRTATERHIELADDLANGYVAWVLSNHCEVNGATGMCQPPHKVSERLSEWQLYQKYRLPDTLIPVLPSIEDGSAAPEEGGKRAEKRIRTRPVLQTSLLKPATERTATPETVIAKPKAADSLTPPVTPPSPTQSVQRSPSSSVSMAVKTVAATPAGGGSNKRKAIESSSAMVESKTLRSRATTNVVGGPAKGGKTVEPVEDTEPGDTFDDSSASSVATVDGTVAMKRGRSSLYHALNKAKLTQKTSPPNSATKGNRGVATAANTIAGGANGNGRGSETAARATSVSSDSSNSRSSTPGSSRKAVATEPPVTSDDSSNERFLPPEDYCPPPDTIHEWEQYTFLKLYGLYTLEDSRLLKERKNERKRRSCCSTERKDFHYGRYDQFEQQYYVLSKRRTNGNKRPALLYTATTVAERCMSHRKQQQQQRTGAGSWSTTSTEPSPLLASSPEDAAAAVVAPTSRSESPASEPQVTDSSVAVLELNNKMCFVCNEPGTNDSLSTCVECCNTYHINCHTDEKEETLEKTLPAPAVLASPAEDNTDVADDGTAGAADTEATATEGSSAIDDNAEQILPPQRDNLCPGCFKIAAHKAQLRVA; the protein is encoded by the exons ATGGTCAGCGATTGGCAGAAGCACAGGATCATCCGGGAATTCCTCATACCGGACGAGCTCAAGGACGACATCGCCTACTGCCAGAGatcgttgcgttcgttcgtgaaaGTGCATCAG TATCTTACGGAGCGATGCAAGGATCTACAGGAGGAGCAG CAAACGTTGGTGAAACGGTACCAACAGGAGCTGGAAGCCGAGATACGGGCCATCGGCAAGGAGCAGAGTGTGCTGGTGGACAATCTAACGCAGCAGTTAAAGGTCTTCCAGCACCGTACGGCTACGGAGCGACACATCGAGCTCGCCGATGACCTTGCGAATGGATACGTCGCGTGGGTTTTGTCGAACCATTGTGAGGTGAACGGTGCTACCGGTATGTGCCAGCCACCGCACAAGGTTTCGGAACGGTTAAGCGAATGGCAGCTCTACCAAAAGTATCGGCTCCCCGATACTTTAATCCCCGTTTTGCCATCAATCGAAGATGGCTCTGCGGCACCAGAGGAAGGTGGTAAACGGGCGGAGAAGCGGATCCGCACGCGGCCAGTATTGCAGACGTCACTGCTGAAACcggcaacggaacggaccgcTACACCCGAAACCGTCATCGCTAAACCCAAAGCCGCCGATTCCCTCACGCCACCGGTCACACCGCCTTCCCCAACCCAATCCGTCCAACGATCGCCGTCTTCTAGTGTGTCTATGGCTGTGAAAACGGTCGCAGCAACCCCAGCAGGCGGTGGAAGCAATAAACGTAAAGCGATCGAAAGCTCCTCGGCGATGGTCGAAAGTAAAACACTTCGTTCTCGGGCGACGACTAACGTCGTTGGTGGCCCGGCCAAGGGAGGAAAGACTGTGGAACCGGTGGAAGATACGGAACCGGGAGATACCTTTGACGATTCGTCCGCATCATCGGTGGCAACGGTCGACGGAACTGTCGCTATGAAACGAGGCCGTAGCTCTCTGTACCACGCGCTGAACAAGGCCAAGCTGACACAGAAAACGAGCCCTCCAAACTCGGCGACGAAAGGCAAtcgtggtgtggccaccgccgccaacacCATAGCTGGTGGTGCCAATGGCAATGGGCGTGGCAGCGAAACAGCAGCCAGGGCTACGTCTGTATCGTCCGATTCCTCAAACTCACGCTCATCTACGCCTGGTTCATCACGTAAGGCTGTTGCTACGGAACCACCGGTCACGTCGGATGATtcctcgaacgaacgattctTACCACCGGAAGATTACTGTCCCCCGCCGGACACAATTCACGAGTGGGAACAGTACACGTTCCTGAAGCTGTACGGACTGTACACGCTCGAGGACAGCCGCCTGCTGAAGGAGCGCAAAAATGAACGCAAACGGCGCAGCTGTTGCAGTACCGAGCGAAAGGATTTCCACTACGGTCGCTACGATCAGTTCGAGCAGCAATACTACGTGCTGAGCAAGCGGCGTACTAACGGGAATAAACGGCCTGCCCTGCTCTACACGGCTACGACGGTTGCCGAAAGGTGTATGAGTCaccggaagcaacagcagcagcaacgtactGGTGCAGGATCATGGTCGACAACTAGCACAGAACCGTCTCCACTGTTGGCCTCGTCGCCGGAAGACGCTGCCGCAGCTGTCGTAGCACCCACGTCTCGTTCGGAGTCCCCAGCATCTGAGCCACAGGTGACCGACagttcggtggcggtgctggaacTGAACAACAAAATGTGCTTCGTCTGCAACGAACCCG GAACCAACGATAGCCTCAGCACTTGTGTGGAGTGCTGCAACACTTACCACATCAACTGCCACACGGATGAGAAGGAAGAGACGCTTGAAAAGAcattaccagcaccagcagtttTGGCGTCGCCTGCTGAGGATAATACAGATGTTGCTGACGACGGtactgctggcgctgctgatACTGAGGCTACTGCCACCGAGGGCAGCAGCGCGATCGATGATAATGCGGAGCAGATACTGCCACCGCAGCGGGACAATCTTTGTCCAGGTTGTTTCAAGATAGCGGCCCACAAAGCGCAGCTTCGGGTAgcatga